From Yersinia hibernica, a single genomic window includes:
- the aroA gene encoding 3-phosphoshikimate 1-carboxyvinyltransferase produces the protein MLESLTLQPIALINGTVNLPGSKSVSNRALLLAALAEGTTRLDNLLDSDDIRHMLNALEALGVNIRLSADSTCCEVDGLGGQLVAGQPLELFLGNAGTAMRPLAAALCLGNSDIVLTGEPRMKERPIGHLVDALRQGGAQIDYLEQENYPPLRLRGGFRGGKLTVDGSVSSQFLTALLMTAPLAEQDTDIQIQGELVSKPYIDITLHLMKTFGVDVEHENYQVFHIKGGQTYHSPGTYLVEGDASSASYFLAAAAIKGGTVRVTGIGKKSVQGDTQFADVLEKMGAKVSWGDDYIECSRGELHGIDMDMNHIPDAAMTIATTALFADGPTVIRNIYNWRVKETDRLSAMATELRKVGAEVEEGQDYIRVVPPAQLIAAEIGTYNDHRMAMCFSLVALSDTPVTILDPKCTAKTFPDYFKQLARLSQRA, from the coding sequence ATGCTGGAATCCCTGACTTTACAACCCATTGCCCTGATTAATGGCACCGTTAACTTACCCGGCTCTAAAAGTGTTTCTAACCGGGCACTTCTTCTGGCAGCGCTGGCTGAGGGGACCACCCGGTTAGACAACTTATTAGACAGTGATGACATCCGTCATATGCTCAATGCCCTTGAGGCATTAGGGGTAAACATCCGTCTTTCTGCTGACAGTACCTGCTGTGAAGTTGATGGACTTGGCGGCCAACTGGTTGCCGGGCAGCCGCTGGAACTGTTCTTGGGTAATGCCGGCACCGCAATGCGCCCATTGGCGGCGGCACTGTGTTTGGGCAATAGTGATATTGTCTTGACGGGTGAACCGCGTATGAAAGAGCGGCCCATTGGTCACTTAGTGGATGCATTACGTCAGGGTGGCGCGCAGATTGATTATCTCGAGCAAGAAAACTACCCGCCATTGCGTCTGCGTGGTGGTTTCCGTGGTGGAAAACTGACCGTGGATGGCAGTGTTTCCAGCCAATTTCTGACGGCACTCTTGATGACTGCCCCGCTGGCTGAACAAGATACGGATATTCAGATTCAAGGGGAGTTGGTGTCCAAACCTTACATCGACATTACTCTGCATCTAATGAAAACTTTCGGTGTGGATGTTGAACATGAAAACTATCAGGTTTTCCACATTAAAGGCGGGCAGACCTATCACTCACCGGGGACATATCTGGTTGAGGGCGATGCATCATCAGCCTCTTATTTTCTCGCCGCCGCCGCTATTAAAGGCGGAACTGTGCGCGTGACCGGTATCGGCAAGAAAAGCGTGCAAGGTGATACCCAATTTGCTGATGTGCTGGAGAAAATGGGGGCTAAAGTGAGCTGGGGTGATGATTATATCGAGTGCAGCCGGGGGGAATTACACGGCATTGATATGGACATGAACCATATTCCAGATGCGGCGATGACCATTGCCACCACTGCATTATTTGCCGACGGCCCGACGGTTATACGTAATATCTATAATTGGCGAGTCAAAGAAACTGACCGGTTATCCGCGATGGCAACGGAATTGAGAAAAGTCGGTGCCGAAGTGGAAGAGGGGCAAGATTACATTCGCGTGGTACCTCCTGCACAGTTAATAGCTGCAGAAATAGGGACTTATAATGATCACCGCATGGCGATGTGTTTCTCTCTGGTGGCTTTATCTGATACGCCGGTGACTATCCTTGACCCTAAATGTACGGCTAAGACGTTCCCTGACTACTTCAAACAACTGGCTCGTTTGAGTCAAAGGGCTTAA
- the cmk gene encoding (d)CMP kinase yields the protein MTASAPVITVDGPSGAGKGTLCKALAESLDWRLLDSGAIYRVLALAALHHQVDISTEEALVPLAAHLDVRFVSQNGQLKVILEGEDVSNEIRTETVGNTASQAAAFPRVREALLRRQRAFREPPGLIADGRDMGTVVFPDAPVKIFLDASSQERAHRRMLQLQEKGFNVNFERLLSEIQERDDRDRNRAIAPLVPAADALVLDSTSMSIEQVIEQALAYAQRILALPLKK from the coding sequence ATGACGGCATCAGCCCCGGTGATAACCGTTGATGGACCAAGTGGTGCAGGTAAAGGGACGCTTTGCAAAGCATTGGCTGAATCGTTGGACTGGCGTTTGCTAGATTCCGGTGCGATATACCGTGTTTTAGCTTTGGCGGCGTTGCATCATCAGGTCGATATCAGCACCGAAGAGGCATTAGTTCCACTGGCTGCACATCTCGATGTTCGTTTTGTCTCACAAAATGGGCAGTTAAAAGTGATTTTAGAAGGTGAGGACGTCAGTAATGAGATCCGCACTGAAACTGTGGGGAACACGGCATCTCAAGCGGCGGCTTTTCCGCGTGTACGTGAAGCTTTACTGCGTCGTCAGCGAGCTTTCCGTGAACCTCCGGGCCTGATTGCTGATGGTCGCGACATGGGAACAGTGGTCTTTCCCGATGCACCGGTGAAAATATTTCTGGATGCAAGTTCGCAAGAACGCGCACACAGGCGCATGCTACAGTTGCAGGAAAAGGGGTTTAATGTTAACTTTGAACGTCTTTTGTCCGAGATACAGGAGCGAGATGATCGCGATCGTAATCGGGCTATTGCACCTTTAGTCCCCGCTGCAGATGCGTTGGTACTGGATTCAACCAGTATGTCCATCGAGCAGGTGATCGAACAGGCGCTGGCTTATGCCCAACGAATTCTTGCGTTGCCGTTAAAAAAATAA
- the rpsA gene encoding 30S ribosomal protein S1: MTESFAQLFEESLKTIETRPGSIVRGVVVSIDKDIVLVDAGLKSESAIPAEQFKNAQGELEIQVGDEVDVALDAVEDGFGETLLSREKAKRHEAWLMLEKAYEEAATVTGVINGKVKGGFTVELNGIRAFLPGSLVDVRPVRDTLHLEGKELEFKVIKLDQKRNNVVVSRRAVIESENSAERDQLLENLQEGMEVKGIVKNLTDYGAFVDLGGVDGLLHITDMAWKRVKHPSEIVNVGDEITVKVLKFDRERTRVSLGLKQLGEDPWVAIAKRYPEGTKLTGRVTNLTDYGCFVEIEEGVEGLVHVSEMDWTNKNIHPSKVVNVGDVVEVMVLDIDEERRRISLGLKQCKSNPWQLFAETHNKNDRVEGKIKSITDFGIFIGLDGGIDGLVHLSDISWNVAGEEAVREYKKGDEIAAVVLQVDAERERISLGVKQLAEDPFNNYLSVNKKGAIVTGKVTAVDAKGATVELAGGVEGYLRASEATRDRVEDATLVLNVGDEVEAKYTGVDRKNRVISLSVRAKDEADEKDAIATVNNKPEEGNFSSAMAEAFKAAKGE, encoded by the coding sequence ATGACAGAATCTTTTGCTCAACTCTTTGAAGAATCCCTGAAAACAATTGAAACACGTCCGGGCTCTATCGTCCGTGGTGTTGTTGTTTCTATCGATAAAGATATCGTACTGGTTGACGCCGGTCTGAAATCTGAGTCAGCAATTCCAGCAGAACAGTTCAAGAACGCGCAAGGCGAACTGGAAATTCAAGTTGGTGACGAAGTTGACGTTGCTCTGGACGCTGTTGAAGACGGCTTCGGTGAAACTCTGCTGTCCCGTGAGAAAGCTAAGCGTCACGAAGCATGGCTGATGCTGGAAAAAGCTTACGAAGAAGCTGCAACCGTTACTGGTGTGATCAACGGCAAAGTGAAGGGCGGCTTTACAGTCGAACTGAACGGCATCCGTGCGTTCTTGCCTGGTTCACTGGTTGATGTGCGTCCAGTTCGCGATACTCTGCATCTGGAAGGCAAAGAGCTTGAGTTCAAAGTCATCAAGCTGGATCAGAAACGCAATAACGTGGTTGTTTCTCGTCGTGCCGTTATCGAATCCGAGAACAGCGCTGAGCGTGATCAATTGCTGGAAAACCTGCAAGAAGGCATGGAAGTTAAGGGTATCGTTAAGAACCTGACTGACTACGGTGCATTCGTTGATCTGGGTGGCGTTGATGGCTTGCTGCACATTACTGACATGGCTTGGAAACGTGTTAAACACCCAAGCGAAATCGTCAATGTGGGCGACGAAATCACTGTTAAAGTTCTGAAATTCGACCGCGAACGTACTCGTGTATCCCTTGGCTTGAAACAGCTGGGCGAAGATCCATGGGTTGCTATCGCTAAACGTTACCCAGAAGGCACCAAGCTGACTGGCCGTGTAACTAACCTGACTGATTACGGCTGCTTCGTAGAAATCGAAGAAGGCGTTGAAGGTCTGGTACACGTTTCAGAAATGGATTGGACCAACAAAAACATTCACCCGTCTAAAGTTGTTAACGTTGGCGACGTAGTGGAAGTTATGGTTCTGGACATCGATGAAGAACGTCGTCGTATTTCTCTGGGCCTGAAACAGTGCAAATCTAACCCATGGCAGCTGTTTGCAGAAACCCACAACAAAAACGACCGCGTTGAAGGTAAAATCAAGTCTATCACTGACTTCGGTATCTTCATCGGCCTGGACGGCGGCATCGACGGCCTGGTTCACCTGTCTGACATCTCCTGGAACGTTGCAGGCGAAGAAGCAGTTCGTGAATACAAGAAAGGCGACGAAATCGCAGCTGTGGTTCTGCAAGTTGACGCAGAACGTGAGCGTATCTCCTTGGGCGTGAAACAACTGGCAGAAGATCCGTTCAATAACTACCTGTCTGTTAACAAGAAAGGTGCTATTGTTACTGGTAAAGTCACTGCAGTTGACGCTAAAGGTGCTACAGTTGAATTGGCAGGCGGCGTAGAAGGTTATCTGCGTGCTTCCGAAGCAACTCGCGACCGCGTTGAAGATGCAACGCTGGTTCTGAACGTGGGTGATGAAGTTGAAGCCAAATATACTGGCGTTGACCGCAAAAACCGCGTAATCAGCCTGTCTGTTCGTGCGAAAGACGAAGCTGATGAGAAAGACGCTATTGCTACAGTGAACAACAAGCCAGAAGAAGGCAACTTCTCTAGTGCAATGGCAGAAGCGTTCAAAGCTGCAAAAGGCGAGTAA
- the ihfB gene encoding integration host factor subunit beta, translating into MTKSELIERLAGQQSHVPAKVVEDAVKEMLEHMAGTLAEGERIEIRGFGSFSLHYRAPRVGRNPKTGAKVELEGKYVPHFKPGKELRDRANIYG; encoded by the coding sequence ATGACCAAGTCTGAACTTATTGAAAGACTTGCTGGCCAGCAATCTCACGTACCGGCTAAGGTTGTTGAGGATGCAGTGAAAGAAATGCTTGAACATATGGCTGGAACACTGGCTGAAGGTGAGCGCATTGAGATCCGCGGATTTGGCAGTTTTTCTCTTCACTACCGTGCCCCGCGTGTTGGTCGTAATCCAAAAACTGGTGCTAAAGTTGAGTTGGAAGGTAAGTACGTTCCACACTTTAAGCCAGGTAAAGAATTGCGAGATCGCGCTAATATCTACGGTTAA
- a CDS encoding ComEC family protein: MFITLSIDHVALAIIAGLLPLIWLPQLPGVELIGALLLLGGLLWTSGNTYCQCLTLALMSFVWGCWHGDKILAQVEQLTQREQQVIATISTPHLAWVEGNKVLLEIQQVNGKRIFPAIKVTVKWREGLGHCSGQQWKLWLRMRGVHSLLNEGGFDSQRWAVANRRPLQGRVIQAELLDARCNARQQIIRVIEQQLEPYKQRQILLALAFGERSQLNPQDWAVLRDTATAHLMAISGLHIAMAALFGGVLARGAQLLLPVNRVGPLFPLLTGWCVAVIYVWLAGANPPALRAAIALTLWLLLRIFSVSCSAWQVWLWALALILLSDPLAILSDSFWLSCLAIFSLMCWFYWVPLPSRFKTGWRGGAIRGLHLQLGMMLLLMPLQIGLFHGISLFSIPANLWAVPFVSLITVPCVLLALVFALFPAISSLFWSFADMSLAAVLFPLRLMNIGWFNTGTAFVAIGFAGWLAMLIWRFEWWRNYSIGVIVLCVNLVLLTQRRDEYQWRVDMLDVGHGLAVVIEREGKAIIFDTGNRWERGSMASIAILPYLRWRGITVEHIILSHDHQDHSGGLSEIKAAFPMATVRAPFPLKDGANTFPCKQGLSWQWQGLNFNVLWPRKHIVNAQNDDSCVIRVDDGKYSLLLTGDIEMRSERGLIKDYGAKLASTVLQVPHHGSNTSSIPPFLRAVKPELAFASAARYNQWHHPAKKVTQRYQKNNIIWRDTSVSGQLSVYFYSDDWQIKGYREQLMPRWYHQQFGVGGHNE; the protein is encoded by the coding sequence TTGTTTATCACTTTATCAATTGATCATGTTGCGCTTGCCATCATTGCTGGCCTTTTGCCCCTTATTTGGCTACCTCAACTGCCTGGTGTTGAGCTTATTGGTGCGCTACTGCTATTGGGAGGGTTGCTATGGACTAGCGGCAATACCTATTGCCAGTGCCTTACATTGGCTTTGATGAGTTTTGTGTGGGGCTGTTGGCACGGGGATAAGATATTAGCGCAGGTTGAGCAACTGACTCAGAGAGAGCAACAAGTTATCGCCACAATAAGTACCCCACATCTGGCATGGGTAGAGGGCAATAAAGTTCTATTGGAAATCCAACAGGTAAATGGGAAGAGGATATTTCCTGCGATTAAGGTCACTGTCAAGTGGCGTGAGGGGCTTGGCCACTGTTCCGGGCAGCAGTGGAAGCTTTGGCTACGCATGCGGGGCGTACATAGCTTGCTCAATGAAGGTGGTTTTGACAGCCAGCGTTGGGCGGTGGCCAATCGGCGTCCTCTGCAAGGGCGAGTTATTCAGGCTGAATTACTTGATGCACGCTGTAATGCTCGCCAGCAAATAATTCGTGTTATTGAGCAGCAACTCGAACCCTATAAACAGCGGCAGATATTGCTGGCACTGGCTTTTGGTGAAAGGAGTCAACTGAACCCCCAAGATTGGGCAGTGCTGCGCGATACTGCTACGGCTCACCTAATGGCAATTTCGGGCTTACATATTGCCATGGCGGCATTATTTGGTGGAGTACTGGCACGAGGGGCGCAACTGTTACTTCCAGTTAATAGAGTGGGGCCACTGTTTCCGCTATTAACCGGTTGGTGTGTGGCGGTGATTTATGTTTGGCTAGCAGGTGCGAACCCGCCGGCACTGAGAGCTGCTATTGCATTAACCTTGTGGTTATTACTTAGGATATTTAGTGTTTCGTGTAGTGCATGGCAAGTGTGGTTATGGGCACTCGCGCTAATATTACTGAGTGATCCCCTTGCGATACTTTCGGACAGTTTCTGGCTCTCTTGCCTGGCGATATTTAGCTTAATGTGCTGGTTTTATTGGGTTCCGCTTCCCTCGCGTTTTAAAACGGGCTGGCGCGGAGGCGCTATTCGGGGGCTTCATTTACAATTAGGCATGATGTTACTGTTAATGCCGCTGCAAATAGGTTTGTTTCATGGCATCAGTTTATTTTCAATACCTGCAAACCTATGGGCTGTACCTTTTGTTTCGCTGATAACTGTTCCTTGCGTATTGCTAGCGCTGGTTTTTGCTTTATTTCCAGCCATCTCCAGCCTGTTCTGGTCTTTCGCTGATATGTCGCTGGCAGCAGTACTTTTCCCCCTAAGGCTGATGAATATAGGGTGGTTTAATACTGGCACGGCATTCGTCGCTATAGGGTTCGCTGGTTGGCTGGCAATGCTTATCTGGCGTTTTGAGTGGTGGCGCAATTATTCTATCGGCGTCATAGTGCTTTGTGTGAATTTAGTATTATTGACTCAGCGTCGTGATGAGTATCAATGGCGTGTTGATATGTTGGATGTTGGCCATGGCTTGGCGGTGGTCATTGAACGAGAGGGGAAAGCCATTATCTTTGATACAGGTAACCGCTGGGAGAGGGGAAGCATGGCCTCGATAGCGATTCTGCCTTATTTGCGCTGGCGGGGTATCACTGTTGAACACATTATTCTCAGCCATGACCACCAGGACCATAGCGGCGGTTTATCTGAGATTAAGGCTGCATTTCCTATGGCAACGGTTCGCGCTCCCTTCCCCTTAAAAGATGGGGCTAATACTTTCCCTTGTAAACAAGGATTATCATGGCAGTGGCAAGGTTTAAATTTCAACGTGTTATGGCCACGCAAGCACATTGTGAATGCGCAGAATGATGATTCATGTGTTATTCGTGTTGATGATGGCAAATACAGCTTATTACTGACCGGTGACATCGAAATGCGAAGTGAAAGAGGGTTAATTAAAGATTATGGCGCTAAATTAGCCTCAACTGTATTGCAGGTGCCTCATCATGGGAGCAATACATCTTCAATCCCGCCGTTTCTACGTGCCGTAAAACCCGAGTTGGCTTTTGCTTCTGCTGCACGCTATAACCAATGGCATCATCCGGCGAAAAAAGTGACTCAACGCTACCAAAAAAATAACATTATCTGGCGTGATACTTCGGTGTCTGGGCAGTTAAGTGTTTATTTTTACAGCGATGATTGGCAAATTAAGGGTTATAGAGAACAATTAATGCCCCGTTGGTATCACCAGCAATTTGGCGTTGGAGGCCATAATGAGTAG
- the msbA gene encoding lipid A ABC transporter ATP-binding protein/permease MsbA → MMNDKDLSTWQTFRRLWPLISPYKTGLVVAAIALILNAASDTFMLSLLKPLLDDGFGKANSSILKWMPLAVIGLMVVRGVTGFISSYCISWVSGKVVMHIRRRLFSHMMGMPVSFFDQQSTGTLLSRITYDSEQVAASSSGALVTVVREGASIIGLFIMMFYYSWQLSLILIVIAPIVSVSIRLVSKRFRNISKNMQSTMGEVTTSAEQMLKGHKEVLIFGGQKVETERFEAVSNRMRQQGMKLVSASSISDPIIQLIASFALAFVLYAASFPSVMETLTAGTITVVFSAMIALMRPLKSLTNVNAQFQRGMAACQTLFTILDMEQEKDEGKREVERAKGEIEFRHVTFYYPGKDIPALNDINMHIEAGKTVALVGRSGSGKSTIANLLTRFYDVSEGSILLDGHDLREYRLGALRNQVALVSQNVHLFNDTVANNIAYARDEHYSRAEIEEAARMAYAMDFINKMENGLDTVIGENGVMLSGGQRQRIAIARALLRDCPILILDEATSALDTESERAIQAALDELQKNRTSLVIAHRLSTIEKADEILVIEDGRIVERGMHAELLAKKGAYAQLNRMQFGQ, encoded by the coding sequence ATGATGAATGATAAAGATCTATCCACTTGGCAGACGTTCCGTCGCCTCTGGCCATTGATCTCTCCTTATAAGACCGGTCTTGTTGTTGCGGCGATAGCATTAATTCTTAATGCTGCCAGTGACACTTTTATGTTGTCGTTGCTCAAACCCTTGCTAGACGATGGTTTTGGTAAGGCTAACAGCTCAATTTTAAAATGGATGCCCCTGGCCGTTATTGGTCTAATGGTGGTTCGTGGCGTGACTGGCTTTATTTCTAGCTATTGCATCTCATGGGTCTCAGGCAAAGTGGTGATGCATATTCGCCGCCGCTTATTCAGCCATATGATGGGGATGCCGGTTTCATTTTTTGACCAGCAATCAACCGGTACTCTGTTGTCGCGCATCACTTATGATTCCGAGCAAGTCGCGGCTTCATCTTCTGGCGCATTGGTCACAGTCGTGCGGGAAGGGGCCTCTATTATCGGCCTATTTATCATGATGTTTTATTACAGTTGGCAACTGTCGCTGATTTTAATCGTCATCGCGCCGATTGTTTCCGTTTCTATCCGATTGGTATCTAAGCGTTTTCGTAATATCAGTAAAAACATGCAAAGCACCATGGGGGAAGTGACCACCAGTGCAGAGCAAATGCTGAAAGGGCATAAAGAAGTCTTGATTTTCGGTGGACAAAAAGTAGAAACCGAGCGCTTCGAGGCGGTCAGTAATCGCATGCGCCAGCAAGGGATGAAACTGGTTTCTGCATCTTCCATTTCAGACCCTATCATTCAGTTGATTGCCTCCTTTGCTTTGGCATTTGTACTGTATGCAGCCAGTTTTCCCAGTGTGATGGAAACCCTGACCGCCGGTACTATTACCGTGGTGTTCTCCGCCATGATTGCTCTGATGCGCCCGCTGAAATCATTGACCAATGTGAATGCCCAGTTCCAGCGCGGTATGGCAGCTTGCCAGACCTTGTTCACCATTCTGGATATGGAACAGGAAAAGGACGAGGGCAAACGGGAAGTTGAACGGGCTAAAGGTGAGATAGAATTTCGCCATGTGACATTCTATTATCCGGGCAAAGATATTCCGGCACTGAATGACATCAACATGCATATTGAAGCGGGTAAAACTGTCGCATTAGTCGGGCGTTCTGGCTCGGGTAAGTCGACAATCGCTAATTTATTGACTCGTTTTTATGATGTCAGTGAGGGCAGTATCCTGTTGGATGGCCATGACTTGCGTGAGTACCGATTGGGTGCATTACGCAATCAGGTGGCGTTGGTATCGCAAAATGTTCATTTATTCAATGATACGGTTGCGAATAACATTGCTTATGCCCGTGATGAGCACTATAGCCGCGCTGAAATTGAAGAGGCTGCCCGCATGGCCTATGCCATGGACTTTATCAATAAAATGGAAAATGGCCTCGATACGGTTATTGGTGAAAACGGCGTGATGCTCTCCGGCGGCCAGCGCCAGCGTATTGCCATCGCGCGTGCGCTCCTGCGAGATTGCCCAATATTGATTCTGGATGAAGCCACTTCTGCCTTGGATACTGAATCTGAGCGAGCCATCCAAGCCGCATTAGACGAATTACAGAAGAATCGGACTTCACTGGTCATTGCCCATCGGTTATCAACCATTGAAAAAGCAGATGAAATTCTGGTTATTGAAGATGGTCGTATTGTTGAACGTGGTATGCACGCCGAATTGTTGGCGAAAAAGGGGGCTTATGCCCAACTTAACCGCATGCAGTTTGGCCAATGA
- the lpxK gene encoding tetraacyldisaccharide 4'-kinase, with the protein MIERIWSGKSWLYLLLLPLSWLYGAMTWLIRISYSLGLRPTWRSPVPVIIVGNLTAGGNGKTPVVIWLVEQLKLRGHRVGVVSRGYGGKSDVYPLLLSRETSTAQAGDEPVLIYQRTGAPVAVSPKRSEAVKALLKSNELDFIITDDGLQHYALQRDFELVVIDGVRRFGNGWWLPAGPMRERAGRLRSVDAVITNGGIAATGEIPMQLVARDAINLVTGARCPAQQLQHVVAMAGIGHPPRFFATLNLLGVEPTKEYAFADHQDYSLSQLSPLTCGPQILLMTEKDAVKCRGFAQPNWWYLPVDAQLPPDQAEQLLFKIQALARRSA; encoded by the coding sequence ATGATTGAGCGCATCTGGTCTGGGAAGTCTTGGCTGTATTTGCTGCTGCTGCCGTTATCTTGGCTGTATGGGGCGATGACTTGGCTTATCCGTATCAGTTACTCTCTGGGGCTGCGTCCGACATGGCGCTCCCCAGTGCCGGTTATTATCGTGGGCAACTTGACTGCGGGTGGTAATGGCAAAACGCCCGTTGTTATTTGGTTAGTGGAACAACTGAAACTACGCGGGCACCGTGTTGGGGTTGTGTCCCGTGGTTATGGTGGCAAGTCAGATGTGTATCCGCTATTGCTCTCGAGGGAGACCTCCACGGCCCAGGCTGGTGATGAGCCGGTTTTGATTTATCAACGGACTGGCGCTCCAGTTGCGGTTTCACCAAAACGTTCAGAGGCGGTCAAAGCATTACTGAAATCTAATGAACTGGATTTCATTATCACTGATGATGGCTTACAGCATTACGCACTGCAGCGAGATTTTGAGCTGGTTGTGATTGATGGTGTGCGCCGCTTCGGCAATGGCTGGTGGTTACCCGCAGGCCCGATGCGCGAACGGGCCGGGCGACTGCGCTCAGTCGATGCGGTGATAACTAATGGTGGTATCGCCGCCACTGGCGAGATACCGATGCAATTGGTGGCGCGTGATGCCATCAATTTGGTGACCGGTGCGCGTTGTCCAGCACAACAACTGCAACATGTGGTTGCCATGGCAGGTATCGGTCATCCCCCGCGTTTTTTTGCCACACTGAACCTCCTCGGCGTTGAACCCACAAAAGAATATGCTTTCGCAGACCATCAGGATTACTCATTGTCGCAACTTAGCCCACTGACTTGCGGGCCACAAATTTTGCTGATGACAGAAAAAGATGCTGTTAAGTGCCGGGGTTTTGCTCAGCCCAATTGGTGGTATCTGCCGGTAGATGCGCAGTTACCGCCTGATCAGGCTGAACAATTGCTGTTTAAAATTCAGGCATTAGCCCGCCGTTCTGCGTAA
- the hglS gene encoding 2-oxoadipate dioxygenase/decarboxylase HglS, with protein MSHPPFVHPDEIRARFSSAMSDMYQAEVPLYGALLQLVAETNCQTLEQSAELTQHLQQTGEITRLSMERHGAIRVGTAAELATLCRLFAVMDMVPVGYYDLAPAGVPVHSTAFRAVHEASLQTCPFRIFTSLLRLDLIEQPELRQQAADILAKRNIFTPRVIELIAKHEIAGGLTGHETNEFITQSLEIFRWHNQATVSAEVYQQLHDQHRLIADVVAFKGPHINHLTPRTLNIDAVQAAMPKHNITPKAVIEGPPPRHCPILLRQTSFKALEEKVAFVSSDGHFVPGQHTARFGEIEQRGAALTAKGRNLYDRLLQAAQDQLQVPANEKNAAQYMAMLHEHFRQFPDDYPTMRTEKLAYFRYFPTEKSLKEPAASRLNLTLDELIEAGLIQFEPLVYEDFLPVSAAGIFQSNLGDKGQSHFAGHSSKQDFQRDLGRDVIDELQLYEDTQQRSLTACALALKLAPLSL; from the coding sequence ATGAGCCACCCGCCCTTTGTTCATCCGGATGAGATTCGCGCCAGATTCTCCAGTGCTATGTCGGATATGTATCAGGCCGAAGTTCCACTGTATGGTGCTTTACTACAATTGGTTGCCGAAACCAATTGTCAAACCCTAGAGCAATCCGCAGAACTAACCCAACATTTGCAGCAAACAGGGGAAATAACACGATTAAGTATGGAGCGCCATGGTGCCATCCGGGTAGGAACCGCCGCCGAACTTGCCACTTTATGCCGCTTGTTTGCCGTGATGGACATGGTTCCTGTCGGGTATTATGACCTGGCCCCAGCAGGGGTACCGGTTCATTCGACTGCATTTCGCGCAGTGCATGAAGCCTCACTACAAACCTGTCCATTTAGAATTTTTACATCCTTACTGCGTTTGGATTTGATTGAACAGCCAGAACTTCGGCAACAGGCGGCTGATATCCTTGCCAAAAGGAACATTTTCACTCCGCGCGTTATCGAATTAATTGCTAAGCATGAAATAGCCGGGGGGCTGACTGGCCATGAAACTAATGAGTTCATTACTCAATCACTAGAAATATTTCGCTGGCATAACCAGGCGACTGTCAGTGCTGAGGTTTATCAACAACTGCATGATCAACATCGATTAATTGCTGATGTTGTTGCTTTTAAGGGGCCGCACATTAACCACTTAACCCCACGGACACTAAATATAGATGCGGTACAAGCTGCCATGCCAAAGCACAATATCACTCCCAAAGCCGTTATCGAAGGGCCGCCACCACGTCATTGTCCAATACTGTTGCGCCAAACCAGCTTCAAAGCACTGGAAGAGAAAGTTGCTTTTGTCTCCTCTGATGGGCATTTTGTGCCAGGCCAGCACACCGCCCGTTTTGGCGAAATAGAACAGCGCGGCGCAGCATTGACGGCCAAAGGTCGCAATCTTTATGACCGCTTGTTACAAGCCGCTCAAGATCAATTACAGGTTCCTGCGAATGAGAAAAATGCAGCGCAATATATGGCGATGCTGCACGAACACTTTCGCCAGTTTCCCGACGACTATCCGACAATGCGCACAGAAAAACTGGCCTACTTTCGCTATTTCCCGACGGAAAAGAGTCTTAAGGAGCCTGCGGCATCAAGGCTAAATTTAACGTTAGATGAGCTCATTGAGGCCGGACTCATCCAATTCGAACCTTTGGTTTATGAAGACTTCCTACCGGTTAGCGCCGCCGGTATTTTCCAGTCAAACTTAGGTGATAAAGGGCAAAGTCACTTTGCCGGCCACTCCAGTAAACAGGATTTTCAGCGAGACTTGGGAAGAGATGTTATTGATGAACTGCAACTGTACGAAGACACCCAGCAACGCTCGCTCACTGCGTGCGCGCTGGCTCTGAAGCTGGCCCCCCTGAGTCTCTAA
- the cspE gene encoding transcription antiterminator/RNA stability regulator CspE: MSKKTGQVKWFNEAKGFGFIEQHDGGKDVFVHFSAIATDGFKTLAEGQRVEYTIQDSPRGPAAANVVAL; the protein is encoded by the coding sequence ATGTCTAAGAAGACAGGTCAGGTTAAGTGGTTCAATGAAGCTAAAGGTTTTGGTTTTATTGAGCAACATGATGGCGGTAAAGATGTGTTTGTTCACTTCTCCGCAATCGCCACTGATGGCTTCAAAACTTTGGCTGAAGGCCAGCGTGTTGAGTACACCATCCAAGACAGCCCGCGCGGGCCGGCTGCTGCAAACGTTGTTGCTCTGTAA